CTGTGAAGTGCGTGCAATTATGCTGTTGTGGCTCATTATAGTCGCGATATTGGCGCAGAGCAGCAGCGAAAAGTCGGCCGGTGTGTTGGCCTCGCCTGCCCTCAAGACCCAGTCACTCCATATCTCCAGGTTACAGCGCCTCACCTCCAGGTCCCTCACAAACACCTCACTCACCACTGCTGTCCCTCTGCTTGCAACAAAAGCCCAGCTGATCAATATTATGAATAACGCTTCCTCCCGTGTGATACAACTCTCGGCCCTCACAAGCAGCAACGGGACACCGATGGCTCAAGACGGGTCCTCGCGCTGGGACGCCAACACCACACAACTGAACAGTGAAAACAAAAGCTGGAAGCAAGAGATCCGTCACCaaaggagaaagagagataaaTGTGACTCAGTTAAGGTCGTGAATTCAGTGAATTGGAGAATCATTGGTACATTTACTGAGCGGACTGCCTCCTTGTACTTCGTTCTTAATGAACAGTCCATCTCCGTCAATGTGACACTGAGATTAAGAGTACTTCTTCTGTCTCAGGTGAATTTCATATTTACTGAAAAAAGGTTATGCAATCTCTCTCATTTGCATGAGTTAAAAGTAGAGGCATTTGTGCAACATAATGGAAGGTTCACCCGTAATAAATGGGGATTGAAGTTGTCAGTTGACAGATGTTACAATAAAACCATCATTACGAAAAAATGGTCGAGAATAAACAAATTTAAGCACATTGAAGTATCAGCTAAAGGATCTTCCAAATGGACGAGGAAGAGCCCTGAGTGCCTCTACCCGCCTCGCACCGCTGCCACTCAAAACCCTACTGATGGAGACGACCCCGAAGCCTCCCCATCCAGCTCCTCCTTGgccggtgccaccaccaccaccaccaccaccacccatccgtcAACCAACTCTTCCGAGTTACAACCGAATGACACCCGCTGCTCtgtcacctggaacaccaccacacTTCCCTCCAACTGTTGCCAACCAAGTGATGCCCAGAGCACACATCTTAAGGTAGTCGTCATCTCGGTGACAGTATCCCTCGTCGCTCTCATCTCTGGGATCCTCATATGGATGCGAAAGCAAATATGCAAACGtacgttaaatatatatattgtttataaattgtttcctattgaaCCACTGTACTATCTGAATAATAAAAAAATGATAGACGTGGAACCATTGGATTGTTTTACtcgaaagatagacatacatatatatatatatatatatatatatatatatatatatatatatatatatatatatatatatatatatatatatatatgtatgtatatatatatgtatgtatatatatatatatatatatatatatatatatatatatatatatatatatatatatatatatatatgtatgtatatatatatgtatgtatatatatatatataactgaaaactcacaccccagaagtgactcgaaccctgttcgagtcacttctcgatttggttcgagtcacttctggggtgtgtgttttcagttgcatatcgtcctggggaccattcaggcttgttcgcatatatatatatatatatatatatatatatatatatatatatatatatatatatatatatatatatatatatatatatatatatatatatttatatatatgtttatattggtgtatactggcagcaggttttctttcaaacatgtttcattgaatatgaccgcatattctgtatttattattttctggtttagggcttctatccctctaactattttcttagcatcagggcttaattgaaataggagttctccaaaactcattttcgtacttttaaggtgaagaaaagaagtgatttactatagagtgtattacacttatttgtataatttgcacgacgtttcgaacctccatggttcattctcaagtgaacagatcttacaatactagttgattttatacccgcattaggtcaggtgataatacaatgaaggtgaaaacatggggggatacataagggataaacataggggctgcagaaggcttattggcccatacgaggcatctcctatctaaacacaaagattaatctttgtgtttagataggagatgcctcgtatgggccaataagccttctgcagcccctatgtttatcccttatgtatccccccatgttttcaccttcattgtattatcacctgacctaatgcgggtataaaatcaactagtattgtaagatctgttcacttgagaatgaaccatggaggtttgaaacgtcgtgcaaattatacaaataagtgtaatacactctatagtaaatcacttcttttcttcaccttaaaagtacgaaaatgagttttggagaactcctatttcaattaagccctgatgctaagaaaatagttagagggatagaagccctaaaccagaaaataataaatacagaatatgcggtcatattcaatgaaacatatatatatgtatgtatatatatatatatatatatatatatatatatatatatatatatatatatatatatatatatatatatatatacatacatatatatatatataaacatatatatatatatatatatatatatatatatatatatatatatatatatatatatatatatatatatattaaggtttGTGGGGTAAAGTATGACATCAGTTTACCTGACGATGGTCCGTTTGACGTCCTGTCTGAAAATTATTTACATATCATCCTCATTTTACAACACTGGTGATAAATTTTTATAGAaaaattgataaaaaaaattCGATGATTCTGCTACTAataatacaatttataattattatagaaTTAATTAGTCAAACAATATTAGTGAATAATAAATTGAATTAAGAGTAGGTGAACCATTTATTTGTTTTACATATAACAGAAATAATTAGtaatttaatactacgtaaagtaATGTATACAGCAATTCATAATTCATAAAACACTTTGTTTACACGTATACACCAGGAAGTGTATACATCCCGCTTCTCGGTGTATTTATGCCAAGAGtcactttactttactttactttactttactttactttactttagcCAACCCTGAAGGTTGGCTGAAGTAAACTCTTCTTCAACTCTTTACTTCAAGTCAACCCTGAAGGTAAATTTTTACCTCCAGGGTGATGTGATATATACTGATTGGCCAGGAAGCTCCTGTGGTGAAGCTTGTCCTCCAGGGGATGAAAGGTGAAGTTTTACCTCCAAGGGATGAAAGGTGAAGTTTTTCCTCCAGGGGATGAAAGGTGAAGTTTTTCCTCCAGGGGATGAAAGGTGAAGTTTTACCTCCAGGGGATGAAAGGTGAAGTTTTACCTCCAGGGGATGAAAGgccctaatgaacaaatccacaagggccgtgacgaggattcgaacctgcgtccgggagcatcccagacactgccttaatcgactgagctacgacagggttaaaagggttaaaaccgaagttctactgaacttactggatcccgtagcctcgccCCAAGCACAACACCGTATCCAACACCTTGGGTCATTCTTGAAAATGTGTCTTATATTAAGATTCCCTTCTTTTCGTGGATTCTGTACCTTCAGCGAACAATACTCGAGAGAGAGATGTAAGTGCTTTTGGGAATTTGAATTCGGGAGCTGTAAgttttctgaaaaaaaaaatgcCTTGTTTCTGAGGACATATTCTTGTCTGTGATACTATGTTAGAAGTGATCATTATTTTCCCGCACAGTTATTTCTGTCTGTTCCTTTATTTCTGTCTTAGGGAGATGAACATATGCTTTTCATAGCATATGTTATTATGTTCTTTAGTTCTATACGAATGAAAGGCGAGCGTTCAATGTAAATTTTAAATCACATTTTATTCTTGTTGTAATGCCGGCGTTGATAAACACGCTTTGATTCCTAGAATAAGTTTCTTCCCTAGGTTACCTTGCGATTATTTCGGGACTCAACGTCCcatcggcccggtccccgaccagactTTCTGAAAGACATAAGTGAAAGACATAGCCCGCCCCCCACCCTCCTTCAATAGTTTCACGTTAGAATCAATCGCTTTGAAATgtacggtagagcgacgggctcgcttcttgcaggtcggcgttccatTCCCGACCGTccgccaagaggttgggcaccattcctttcctccaacCCAAAACCTCAAATTCCTTCCAAGTATTCAGCACTTTCTCCAGATAATAACCTTACATCCAGGTTAAGAAACGTTCAGAACATTTGCTTGGCATGTTGTCGTGCGATTATGAATCGTCTTTTTAGGTAGTCAGCGTGGACAGTTGACAGCACAGATAGACAGCACTTATGTATCTGATAGCTTATTCTTAATTACAGGCGGCGACGAACCTGGACCCCCAGAAGAGCCGATTTATGAAGAAGTGGACCTCACGGAGGTATACAAGCATCAAGGAACGCGTAAGGACAGCGAGAACAGTATTTACGGGTTCGTTGTACAGCGCGACTGTGTCTAAGGCGCCACACACTATTCACACAACAAGCAAAATCAGTGTTTTCGTGGATTTTAATGCATTGGAAATctactctcctttctctctctctctctctctctctctctctctctctctctctctctctctctctctctctctctctctctctctctctctctctctctctctctctctctctctctctctctctctctctctccctctctctctctctctctctctctctctctctctctctctctctctctctctctctctctctttcctagcTCTTACTCCGTCTTTAAATACCtcctaaatatattaatattacctttctctttccttttttaTAATTTCCTGGGCACTCACACTAAACCACTAAATTACGAGCATAAAAGTTTTGAAGATATATACTTTTACTATCAATTAAAGTCTTATGTTTAATTCCATCAGAGAATACAACTGAATGATTCAGACATTTTGAGTGTAAACatttaatatttaatttaaatGTTTTTATATTAATATGTTTATTACTAGAAAGGAATGTATCCATTACAAATACATAAACTTGGAACAGAAAAGTTAATAAAGTTCAAAATATATTCCAATAAACTAACATTGGTCGAAAACTGTCAAGGAAAAATATATCTGATATCCAGGTCCTATATTCCCAAAGCTCTGGATAGACACAAAACAAAAATCGAAGGACATGCTGGTCTATGATTGACAACCCACACAGCAATTACGAGAAGATGGGATGAGATGGTTTCGTTCCCTTGTCGAGTGTAAACACATTGCAACTTCCTGGGAGTTGAATCCCTGGAAATAGAGATAGaagcaacctgttctcgcactttcttacagtcaatattgacttattaaatacgtgcatatgtgacatactaaacatactagtttaccttgaaaagcttcatagaaaacaccgaccttacctaaccttcttagtatgttaagataagcatcttattgcttcataattacaattattacttaacctatacctataataggttatacctataataggtatacttTTAATTAGATatattaacctatacctataataggttatacctataataggttaagtaataattgtaattttgaagcaataagatgcttatcttaacatactaagaaggttaggtaaggtcggtgttttctatgaagcttttcaaggtaaactagtatgtttagtatgtcacatatgcacgtatttaatgagtcaatattgactgtaacaaagtgcgagaacgggttagaCTGTTGCACCTTTGTGGGGGATGgctaatgattgattgattgactgattgatgaagattaagccactcaacagCGAATGGCTAATGACTCAAGGTTAGATGTGTGTGGTCAGGTGAAGTGATTTGACCAAGATGTTTAACCTAAATTACGTTAATTACGttactttacgggctattcatgcccgtgccatcttttggggtggcttaatcttcatcaatcaatcaattacgtTACACGTGGTCTTTTTCCAAGACTGTTTCAGACTTTTTATTTACAGAATATATGCACTGTTgaggattattattattcaataatttACAtactgatgattgataaagattaagccacccaaacggtggcacgggcatgaatagcccgtaattacaTACTGGTTATTTGTAGATAATTATAGGGCTTGTACTGAGGAATACAAGCCACAATTAATGATTAAGAGAGATGTAACTAAAAATATTAAACATTTTCTTATTGGTTTACAAAAATGAAATTTATAAATCAGTAATAAATtcatactagcattatcctcaatttaataagactatcaaaatcctctgattaggcaaaattgtaattaattttgtcaataaagatgttaataataaaaataaagtaaTAAATTCAGCTGATATGAGTATTTTTAAGTTTAAAAAGTAAATACTGAatgatgaactttatttaatttttagtATTGGCGGTAAAAACTGGATTGATGAGAAGCAATTATTATACCTGTAGTAATTAAGGACAATCGTTGGTTGATGAGAaagtaataacaaacataatttgGTCGTTTATGATTAAAGGAGCTTGTGAAGAGATCTTCACAAGCTccaagaatacaataattatgttactttctgattacattttttgtgtgtggataaccaggcaggcaggagggttactcagtagacaaaagaacaaaatattgaagttcttgcagatcaggtataacatttggggtttacggctcatgctcggtgatggtatggaaaatttgtttactgagaattatataaaatatgtataaatgtaataatttcccctgtaaattaatgtaaatataatctccaattttttttaaatcatttaaataaaaataagtataacattcaggggttttaaagatcatgttctgtgataatgaaacacttgttcactgagaATTGTAatgtaatattgccttttaaaacttatgtatatatgatttatattgtattttcttaaataaagataaagagCTTTGTAGAGTGCTATAGTCATGTTTACACGAGGGTCTCCTCGTGTGGACGGTCTTCTTCTCTAGTCGTCTAGACGAAGACAGAAAACTGACAGCTTGTCAGGGGTAACACTTTCATTCTTAAGGGTATATGCTATCTAGGAATGGAGTTCGCAATGGATCCGTGTgctaatgttattattattattattattattattattattatatgtgtaattTGGAGTAATAGAACCTCAGGCAGAAATACCGTTGGATAACAGCCTTctgttatgcccgaaacgctatgcgtgttatagtggctttacaaggctttacatcaatgctatgtactttcATAAGCCCAATGTACCTTCATGTAtggatataaataaataaatatataaataaataagggtAGCAAATGCTGGAGCAAGCAGACAAGTTAAGAGTTTAAACAAATTTGTGTGTGTTATATTCTGAATATTTGCGACTGAATATCACTCCCACGTCTGTGTGTAGTGTTAGAAATATCTGTTCTGCTCTAAATTCGCATGTTGTTATCTCCTCAAGAAATCCAGATATCTTGATAGACACTGTCAATATTATACTCCCAGGGTTGCTTAAGTGGATGACAACTAACACTGTCTCATTTAACACTTACAAGACCCACTATGTTAAAGATGCGTTGAGGTCTTATGAGGTCTTCATAATTATCTGtcttttttatttataaagaatgtaaatacagttagtttagttcatttattatgcaccccatacccatcttgtaaatACAGTTAGTCAAAATTTATGTGAGTTTTACTCAAGTCTCCGTATAAAATTCACATTTTCTCTTTTCTCACGTTTTCAATGAATCCTTTACCATAAACTCTCCTGaaattataataattttataataattcattgtgtcggagggacaggaagccagagtgtattcatacatgttaggcttatatcgaagcCCCCTtcccccaaggtcgaactactgacccaggatgcaaccccacaaaaagctaactaactcctgagtacctatacacagcctcgctcctgtgccaggtaagtccactacgggctcaccatagcccgtgctacttggaacttttgttctgagtagctgaatctaaaacaacaacaacaacctgagtacctacttagtgCTAGGCGAACAGGCATTATTGCTAGGcattaggtgaacaggtgcattttccacatatataaaaatatatatgtggAAGATTCGCACCAGAATTATTGATGTAAATCTTTCAGTTACATTCAGTaatgtacgtacacacacacaaacacacgagaCACCAAAATGATGATACACACATCTGCAACGTAGCAGTTATTACAACTTCAGTTCACTAGAGTGTTTGGGGATTGCACATTATATAACATTGATGAAAGGATGGATttaaaaaccacacacacacacacgcaccatatataatatatatatatatatatatatatatatatatatatatatatatatatatatatatatatatatatatatatatatatatatatatattgttgtcggtctggagtggcttcTCCCTGGTGCAAAGCCAGGGGTAGATTGATatggggggagaagctgttacccatgcaacaGGTCccacctctccacggcgccgaaggtctccaatggaaaggcaaacgccaatacgattggaccTAGTTGTACTCTGAACTGTAAGACACTGTTAATCACTGTAAGATACGTATCAACGAGGATGAATCTCCCTGTACGCCATGTTCAGTGCCTCTTTAGAATGGTCCGATCATTAATTCAATTGTCCACATTTAATTAAGGATTCAGTTCACCCATTCCGACCAGTCGCGTCCCAAGTGTTTAAGTATTCCTGGTGACCCCCGTCGTGTCCCCCACCTGCAGCCACTGAGTCCCCACCTGCAGCCACTGTGTCTCTGTCAAATAACTTCCCAACTTGGGTCCAAAGAGCAACTTACCATCGAGTTTAGAGGCTGACGGGAAAGATAAATGAACGACGAGCGTTCAGGCACTTCGGACTGCGGCACTCACCAACCTGTCACTACCCACTGTGGGAGCGTTAACTACCCCTCACCAGCCTGTCATTAATCACTGTGGGAGCTTGAACTACCCCTCACCAGCCTGTCACTAACCACTGTGGGAGCTTGAACTACCCCTGACTATCCGGTCACTACCCACTGTGGGAGagttaactacccttcaccagcctgtCACTAACCACTGTGGGAGCTTGAACTACCCCTCACCAACCTGTCACTAACCACTGTGGGAGCGTTAAACTTCCCCTCACCAGCCTGTCACTAACCACTGTGGGAGCTTGAACTACCCCTGACTAACCGGTCACTACCCACTGTGGGAGCGTTAAACTTCCCCTCACCAGCCTGTCACTAACCACTGTGGGAGCTTGAACTACCCCTGACTAACCTGTCACTACCCACTGTGGGAGCGTTAAACTTCCCCTCACCAGCCTGTCACTAACCACTGTGGGAGCTTGAACTACCCCTGACTAACCGGTCACTACCCACTGTGGGAGCGTTAAACTTCCCCTCACCAGCCTGTCACTAACCACTGTGGGAGCTTGAACTACCCCTGACTAACCTGTCACTACCCACAGTGGGAGCGTTAAACTTCCCCTCACCAGCCTGTCACTAACCACTGTGGGAGCTTGAACTACCCCTGACTAACCGGTCACTACCCACTGTGGGAGCGTTAAACTTCCCCTCACCAGCCTGTCACTAACCACTGTGGGAGCTTGAACTACCCCTGACTAACCTGTCACTACCCACTGTGGGAGCGTTAAACTTCCCCTCACCAGCCTGTCACTAACCACTGTGGGAGCTTGAACTACCCCTGACTAACCGGTCACTACCCACTGTGGGAGCGTTAAACTTCCCCTCACCAGCCTGTCACTAACCACTGTGGGAGCTTGAACTACCCCTGACTAACCTGTCACTACCCACTGTGGGAGCGTTAAACTTCCCCTCACCAGCCTGTCACTAACCACTGTGGGAGCTTGAACTACCCCTGACTAACCGGTCACTACCCACTGTGGGAGCGTTAAACTTCCCCTCACCAGCCTGTCACTAACCACTGTGGGAGCTTGAACTACCCCTGACTAACCGGTAACTACCCACTGTGGGAGCGTTAAACTTCCCCTCACCAGCCTGTCACTATACCCACTGTGGGAGCTTGAACTACCACGGGTTCTATCACATTGTTCTATCTCACAGACGATGACAAGTGGACCGAAGCCAGTCTATCATAATGTGGTATATCAATAAAATTAACCTATTGTAATCATTACAAATAACCTATTGTGTGTTTAATTAATGAGCTAGAGGTCACACACTCTGTATTTGGGTGGGTTGAGGTTACCTCGAGCTGGTTCCGAGGATCagtgtcccggcggcccggtctcctggtcagtggtctggtcaaccaggctgttaaacCCCTCCCAGTAAAGTTAATTTGCAGCTTCAGACAACTTTACAGTGGGGGGTAGGGCAACAATACTGAATTCGTGAGGTAAATAAAGAAATCAACACAATTATACATTTGTCTCCATGGTTTGAAAATCAGATGTCAGTCTCTCAGGTAGAGAAGATAACGCCTGTGCaacactaaaatatatatatatatatatatatatatatatatatatatatatatatatatatatatatatatatatatatatattatatattatatatatatatatatatatatatatatatatatatatattggtgtatactgacagcaggttttctttcaaacatgtttcattgaatatgaccgcatattctgtatttattattttctggtttagggcttctatccctctaactattttcttagcatcagggcttaattgaaataggagttctccaaaactcattttcgtacttttaaggtgaagaaaagaagtgatttactatagagtgtattacacttatttgtataatttgcacgacgtttcgaacctccatggttcattctcaagtgaacagatcttacaatactagttgattttatacccgcattaggtcaggtgataatacaatgaaggtgaaaacatggggggatacataagggataaacataggggctgcagaaggcttattggcccatacgaggcatctcctatctaaacacaaagattaatccagtgtaattggcctgttatgttggacattgtcttctgtgttggcatcgatatgttcttgtcttgtccttactctcatggtgggtagagtaaatagttccgtgatttggtgttcatggtaggtcgctctattcttatgtgaattgcctcaagaatttgtaatcttcttgaatcttgggttttgtctattatgcaagtattcttgttcagcatttctcttgttagagtaatgtcatgggcttgtctcatgtgattcctaggggcaccagattgaagatggcatgtcaaacgcctcgtcagcttggtcgacgtcatacctatgtacttacattgaaggttacatccttcgtgggggcaagtgtacatgtatacaacgcttgactgctgtagagggttctccgtcggcttcgggctgtttttgataaggagttcggaagtcttcttggttttgtagaatattatcaggtttatgttttggttaggagtagtgctttttactcctttacggattatttctttcattattctttcctcttttatatgttcactgtgcatggttgatttgtaatataattttattgggggtgttgtggtttctgttctaggttctgaattataccaacggtccaagtgtcttcttatagcagcgtttatttccgcgttgctatatccgttgttcaccaatacctgagttactctttcaaactctctactcacgttgctccattcagagcagtgggtaagcgctcgacgaatataagcattgagaacactggctttgtatctttgggggcactcacttctaccgttcaggcataatcctatgttggtgggcttggtatatacgttggtgcttaaagaggttcctgtttttgttattagtacatccaagaatggcagactgttattttcactattttcatgtgtaaatcggagtactgactctctctctctctctctctctatatatatatatattatatatatatatatatatatatatatatatactgttggaCAGTCTCAGCTGTGTTGGGTACCTTGGCAACCCTCCAGAGGCAGGTGATATAGGCCTTAAAATCACA
This genomic stretch from Procambarus clarkii isolate CNS0578487 chromosome 5, FALCON_Pclarkii_2.0, whole genome shotgun sequence harbors:
- the LOC123763608 gene encoding uncharacterized protein isoform X1; protein product: MFVRDYAASRSCEVRAIMLLWLIIVAILAQSSSEKSAGVLASPALKTQSLHISRLQRLTSRSLTNTSLTTAVPLLATKAQLINIMNNASSRVIQLSALTSSNGTPMAQDGSSRWDANTTQLNSENKSWKQEIRHQRRKRDKCDSVKVVNSVNWRIIGTFTERTASLYFVLNEQSISVNVTLRLRVLLLSQVNFIFTEKRLCNLSHLHELKVEAFVQHNGRFTRNKWGLKLSVDRCYNKTIITKKWSRINKFKHIEVSAKGSSKWTRKSPECLYPPRTAATQNPTDGDDPEASPSSSSLAGATTTTTTTTHPSTNSSELQPNDTRCSVTWNTTTLPSNCCQPSDAQSTHLKVVVISVTVSLVALISGILIWMRKQICKRGDEPGPPEEPIYEEVDLTEVYKHQGTRKDSENSIYGFVVQRDCV